In a genomic window of Zingiber officinale cultivar Zhangliang chromosome 9B, Zo_v1.1, whole genome shotgun sequence:
- the LOC122024801 gene encoding histone H3.2, producing the protein MARTKQTARKSTGGKAPRKQLATKAARKSAPATGGVKKPHRFRPGTVALREIRKYQKSTELLIRKLPFQRLVREIAQDFKTDLRFQSSAVAALQEAAEAYLVGLFEDTNLCAIHAKRVTIMPKDIQLARRIRGERA; encoded by the coding sequence ATGGCGAGAACGAAGCAGACGGCTCGCAAGTCTACCGGCGGCAAGGCCCCGAGGAAGCAGTTGGCCACGAAGGCCGCCCGGAAGTCGGCGCCGGCGACCGGCGGCGTTAAGAAGCCTCACCGCTTCCGCCCCGGGACCGTGGCTCTCAGGGAGATCCGCAAGTACCAGAAGAGCACCGAGCTGCTCATCCGCAAGCTGCCGTTCCAGCGCCTCGTGCGCGAGATCGCGCAGGACTTCAAGACCGACCTCCGGTTCCAGAGCTCGGCCGTGGCGGCGCTTCAGGAGGCGGCCGAGGCTTATCTTGTCGGTCTCTTCGAAGACACCAACCTCTGCGCCATCCATGCCAAGCGGGTCACCATCATGCCAAAGGACATCCAACTCGCTCGCCGCATCCGCGGGGAGAGGGCCTGA
- the LOC122023665 gene encoding glycosyltransferase BC10-like, whose amino-acid sequence MWKLTRNEEEDYFPSSPRKDWSIGLMKFVLVLGIFMMGVVLGLCLSSTFTHDFNSRTELFFPSTMYSTNCDKDCLSIKSFLGPKHLKHSMTDDELFWRASLVPQMEEYPFNRVPKVAFLFLTRGPLPFVPLWERFFKGHKGLYSIYVHTFPDYKLNVNEDSAFYGRLIPSEEVYWGSITLVDAEKRLLANALLDFSNERFVLLSESCIPIYNFPTVYEYLINSAHSFVDSYDVDTPQGRGRYNRRMAPHIQLYQWRKGSEWFELKRELAVSIVADNNYYYIFRKYCKPSCYPDEHYIPTYLNMFHGALNANRSITWVDWSRGGPHPASYGAPSITAGFIKALRNNGTFCMYNSKSSSICFLFARKFAPSALAPLMNLTSEVMGF is encoded by the exons ATGTGGAAGCTGACTAGAAATGAAGAGGAGGATTACTTCCCTTCATCCCCAAGAAAGGACTGGTCAATTGGGCTGATGAAGTTTGTATTGGTTCTAGGTATTTTTATGATGGGGGTTGTTCTAGGATTGTGCTTGAGCTCCACCTTTACCCACGACTTCAATTCACGGACTGAGCTGTTCTTCCCATCAACGATGTACTCTACGAACTGTGATAAGGACTGTTTAAGCATTAAGAGCTTTCTTGGCCCAAAACACTTGAAGCATAGCATGACAGATGACGAACTTTTCTGGCGGGCATCATTGGTTCCCCAAATGGAGGAGTATCCATTTAACAGGGTGCCAAAGGTGGCTTTTTTGTTCTTGACAAGGGGGCCATTGCCTTTTGTGCCACTTTGGGAAAGGTTCTTTAAGGGACACAAAGGGTTATATTCGATTTACGTCCACACGTTTCCTGACTATAAGCTCAATGTCAATGAGGATTCTGCATTTTATGGCCGACTAATCCCAAGCGAA GAGGTGTATTGGGGATCTATTACATTGGTTGACGCTGAGAAGCGTTTGTTAGCAAATGCTTTACTGGATTTTTCCAATGAACGCTTTGTTCTTCTCTCCGAAAGCTGCATACCGATATATAATTTCCCCACTGTCTATGAGTACCTCATAAACTCTGCCCATAGTTTTGTTGACTCGTATGATGTGGATACGCCACAAGGGCGTGGACGCTACAACCGACGCATGGCTCCACATATACAGCTATATCAATGGAGGAAAGGCTCTGAATGGTTTGAGCTCAAGCGGGAGCTGGCAGTAAGCATAGTTGCAGACAATAATTATTACTACATCTTTAGAAAATACTGCAAGCCTTCATGCTATCCTGATGAACACTACATTCCAACATACCTGAACATGTTCCATGGTGCTCTCAATGCAAATCGTAGCATCACTTGGGTTGATTGGTCAAGAGGTGGGCCTCATCCAGCAAGCTACGGTGCTCCAAGTATCACGGCGGGTTTCATCAAAGCCCTTAGGAATAATGGGACCTTCTGTATGTATAACTCGAAGTCATCTtccatttgttttctttttgcaAGAAAATTTGCTCCTAGTGCCTTGGCACCTCTGATGAACCTCACTTCCGAAGTCATGGGCTTTTGA
- the LOC122024512 gene encoding uncharacterized protein LOC122024512, producing the protein MATFKIQSCVLLLLLLVSALTLSSADSPGSEQPSAYEMLEKFDFPKGILPEGVQSYELKGDGSFTVFLAGDCKFKVDGGYVLKYGRKITGKVEAGALTNLKGVSVKILFAWFSIGSVARSDAALNFYVGPLSASFPVSNFEECPSCSCGFDCATAAAALSAES; encoded by the coding sequence ATGGCTACCTTCAAAATTCAATCTtgcgtcctcctcctcctcctcctcgtctcCGCCCTAACCCTCTCCTCCGCCGACTCGCCGGGCTCCGAGCAACCCTCCGCCTACGAGATGCTCGAGAAGTTCGATTTCCCCAAGGGCATCCTTCCGGAGGGCGTGCAGAGCTACGAGCTGAAGGGCGACGGGAGCTTCACGGTGTTCCTGGCCGGCGATTGCAAGTTCAAGGTGGACGGCGGGTACGTGCTCAAGTACGGCAGGAAGATCACTGGGAAGGTGGAAGCCGGGGCGCTGACCAACCTGAAGGGGGTCAGCGTCAAGATCCTCTTCGCTTGGTTCAGCATCGGCAGCGTCGCGCGGAGCGACGCCGCCCTCAACTTCTACGTCGGCCCTCTCTCCGCTTCCTTCCCCGTCTCCAACTTCGAGGAATGTCCAAGCTGCAGCTGCGGTTTCGACTgcgccaccgccgccgccgccctgTCGGCCGAATCATGA